One segment of Salvia splendens isolate huo1 chromosome 20, SspV2, whole genome shotgun sequence DNA contains the following:
- the LOC121781559 gene encoding protein FAR1-RELATED SEQUENCE 5-like, which translates to MEEVRVVPACSRELKPVVGQKFQSLDFALAVYDVYAKAVGFDTRKQGVRKVEDVTTWYYVVCNREGHKKSNEDDQLNARSGFSMKRRRLSKRCGCKASISFKYFSDNGHAGYSVQDFNEVHNHDMVESEHQQFMSVNRHLDDVHQKFILDCSNANIGPTLTFKVLKETLGGFDLVGCTVGDIRNASRDIKAYAHGFDVQMVLDDMAKKKEMSESYTYHYEVNEKNQLVALFWCDSLMKMNYHMFGDIVAFDTTYNKNRYCMIFTPFTGKDNHGRPVTFAAGLVCNEKTGALGWLFRHFVECMGIAPKMIVTDQDNGM; encoded by the exons TTAGGGTTGTGCCTGCCTGTTCTAGGGAATTAAAGCCTGTAGTTGGTCAGAAGTTCCAATCATTAGATTTTGCACTCGCGGTTTATGATGTGTATGCCAAGGCCGTTGGTTTTGATACGCGCAAACAAGGGGTGAGGAAGGTGGAAGATGTTACAACCTGGTATTATGTcgtatgcaatagggaaggcCATAAGAAGTCCAACGAGGATGACCAGTTGAATGCTCGTTCCGGTTTCTCAATGAAGCGCCGACGCTTATCCAAGAGATGTGGTTGTAAAGCGAGTATATCCTTCAAGTATTTCTCTGATAATGGACATGCAGGTTATTCGGTACAGGATTTCAACGAGGTTCATAACCATGATATGGTTGAGTCAGAGCATCAGCAGTTTATGTCTGTTAACCGTCATTTGGATGACGTTCATCAGAAATTCATACTTGATTGTTCAAACGCGAATATTGGACCCACACTGACATTTAAGGTGTTGAAAGAAACTCTCGGTGGGTTTGACCTCGTCGGTTGTACGGTTGGTGACATCAGGAATGCTTCACGCGACATTAAAGCATATGCACATGGATTCGATGTGCAAATGGTGTTGGACGACATGGCTAAAAAGAAGGAAATGTCTGAGTCGTACACATATCATTATGAGGTTAACGAGAAGAACCAGTTGGTTGCTTTGTTTTGGTGTGACAGCTTGATGAAAATGAATTACCATATGTTTGGTGACATTGTAGCCTTTGACACCACGTATAACAAAAACAG GTATTGCATGATATTCACTCCTTTCACGGGAAAGGACAATCATGGAAGACCTGTAACCTTTGCGGCTGGCTTGGTATGCAATGAGAAAACAGGGGCACTTGGCTGGTTGTTTAGACATTTCGTTGAATGCATGGGCATAGCACCGAAGATGATTGTGACAGATCAAGACAATGGAATGTGA
- the LOC121781560 gene encoding protein FAR-RED IMPAIRED RESPONSE 1-like — protein MHKLATKVPNRLLRDEAFKKEFSACVWSDVLEPDEFEEGWKRVVESHGLEDFDWFNSLYEHRHLWIPAYFRDFPLGSMIRTTSISESENSFYKRFLKPRANIAEFYLNFNHAVEFPRNSRTTLDYHDATVLPILATTLSFEKHASTLYTDTMFKRIQEEIVEGNDRCRVLGFSSTEFVGTYKLGDSNRKSYLVTHDRSDDSYYCECKLFGRHGYLCSHIFFLFRNNELKKIPDKYCQSRWMKTPLAKAVHGEFHDAFPTRSAVDDRQTVSKQGISMFYGFLRRFERDIELVRAFVGGVEELGNSIQAGNPTTSASEKGE, from the coding sequence ATGCATAAGTTGGCCACCAAGGTTCCAAATAGGTTGTTGAGGGATGAAGCTTTCAAGAAGGAATTCAGTGCATGCGTTTGGTCGGATGTGCTTGAGCCGGACGAATTTGAAGAGGGGTGGAAAAGAGTTGTGGAAAGTCATGGGTTGGAAGACTTTGACTGGTTTAACTCGTTGTACGAACACAGGCATTTGTGGATACCGGCGTATTTTAGAGATTTTCCACTGGGTTCGATGATTAGGACTACGTCCATTTCTGAATCGGAGAACAGTTTCTACAAAAGATTTTTGAAGCCTCGTGCGAACATAGCCGAGTTCTACTTGAATTTCAACCATGCCGTTGAGTTTCCGCGAAACAGTAGGACAACTTTAGACTACCACGATGCCACTGTTTTGCCCATTTTGGCCACTACCTTGTCGTTCGAGAAACATGCTTCGACGCTATACACCGATACTATGTTCAAGAGAATACAGGAAGAAATCGTTGAGGGTAATGATAGATGTCGCGTGCTAGGATTTTCTTCGACTGAATTTGTTGGCACATATAAGCTCGGGGATAGCAATCGCAAATCATATTTGGTGACTCATGATAGGAGTGATGATTCATATTATTGCGAATGCAAACTCTTCGGTAGGCATGGATATTTGTGCAGTCATATTTTTTTCCTGTTCAGGAACAATGAATTGAAGAAAATACCTGATAAATACTGCCAAAGCAGATGGATGAAGACTCCGCTAGCCAAGGCGGTCCATGGGGAGTTTCATGATGCCTTTCCTACCAGGTCTGCTGTTGACGATAGGCAAACAGTGTCAAAGCAAGGCATTTCTATGTTCTACGGTTTCCTCCGGCGATTTGAGAGGGACATTGAATTGGTAAGGGCATTTGTAGGCGGTGTGGAAGAACTTGGTAATTCTATACAAGCTGGGAATCCGACAACGTCAGCATCTGAAAAAGGCGAATGA
- the LOC121781786 gene encoding uncharacterized protein LOC121781786, whose translation MNILDHSLAEPHASFEAKYGKTPPLLQNFLAEALTRCKVPKMATQVRKCRTHVVTMPWRNNNFIDEASIYVMRHMETFFGEREKVWDCGLNANGTKNLEMFRIKYARTLLTCAYNTRGGDNQKQATHFWKEKLVEFNFENWVDQYGLD comes from the exons ATGAATATCTTAGACCATAGTTTGGCAGAACCACACGCCTCCTTCGAAGCTAAGTATGGCAAGACACCACCCCTTCTG CAAAATTTCCTTGCTGAAGCACTTACGAGGTGCAAAGTTCCGAAAATGGCAACCCAGGTGCGAAAATGCAGAACCCACGTGGTAACCATGCCTTGGAGGAACAACAACTTCATTGACGAGGCAAGTATCTACGTCATGCGGCACATGGAAACTTTTTTTGGTGAAAGGGAGAAGGTCTGGGATTGTGGCCTTAATGCAAATGGAACCAAAAACTTGGAGATGTTCCGCATCAAATATGCAAGGACCCTCCTGACGTGTGCTTACAACACTAGAGGTGGTGACAACCAGAAGCAAGCCACGCATTTTTGGAAAGAGAAGCTGGTGGAATTCAACTTTGAAAATTGGGTCGACCAGTACGGGCTGGATTGA